GAGGGAGCTACCCGCGATGGCGCGGCGACAACACTGACCGTTCGACTGGCTGATCGCCAAGGAAATCCGGTTGTCAATGGCACGGTCGTCAACTTCACCGCTGAAGGCGGCCAGGTTGCAAGCAATTGCGCAACTGCCATCGTTGACGGCGTTTCGCAATGCACGGTGAATTTCCAGACCCAAAATCCGCGGCCAGCTGACGGGCGGGTGTCGGTGCTGGCCTATGCAGAAGGGACCAAGGACTACACCGACATTAACGCCAACAACGTTTTCGATGCCGGTACCGATGTCCTGCTCCCCAACGCTGGCGGTGGAATTGGCGACGCCTATCGCGATGACAACGAAGACAACATCTTCAATACTGGCGAGTTTGTGATTCTGCGCGGCGCCAGTGGCGGCACCTGCGCTGCGGCGGGTTGGCCTTTCACCTCCACGACGAATTGCGGTACTGGTCTTGCGACCACGGTGCGTCAGCAAACGGTGCTGTTCTTTTCCTCTTCGGAACCTGTCTTGAAGAATTTGGCAGCTAGCACTTCGACCATCACTTTCCGATTGGCCAGTGCGAATTACCCACTGGCACCCATGCCTCAGGGGACAACCGTGACGGCGGCGTCCACGGGTTCATGTGCGGTGAGTTCGGTGGCAGGGTCGCCAGTTCCTAACATTTCGCCTACCAACGCAGGACCCACTGAGGACCGCAGTTCCAACGTGCGTATCGCACTTACGAATTGTGCGTCCGGCAATGTGGTGACAGTCAATGTCACGGCGCCGGTCAGCGGGCTCCAAACCTCCTTCGATATCACCTTGCCTTGATCCTCCTCGTCGGCCTCCCGGGCTCCGGCAAATCCACCGTCGGCCGGCAGCTCGCCCGCCGGCTGGAGTTGCCCTTCGTCGATACCGACACGGTCATCGAGCGCCGCCTCGGCTGCAGCATTCGTGACTACTTCGCCGAGCATGGCGAAGCCGCTTTCCGGGACGTCGAGCAGTCGGTCCTCGATGAACTTTGCAGCGCGTCGGATATCGGCGTGCTGGCTACCGGCGGTGGCATCGTCTTGCGGGAGGCCAACCGCTCGCGCATGCGTGCCGCCGGCACCGTGGTCTACCTGCGCTCCACGCCCGAGGAGCTGGCGCGGCGCCTGCGCCACGACACCCAGCGCCCGCTGCTACAGGGCGTCGACCCGCTGCAGCGGCTGCGCGAGCTCTACGCCGCGCGCGATCCGCTCTACCGCGACGTGGCGTCCTTCGCCATCGACAGCGCCCGGCGCTCGGTGTCGATGATGGTCGGCACCGTCGTGATGCAGCTCGAGCTTTCCTCGGGCCCGACTTCAGGCTCGGACACGGCCGCCGCGTCCTGACTCGCAGGCAGGCAGGGCGCCCCGAATTTCGCCCGAGTTCCGCCTGCCTTCGTCGCACGTAAACTTCGCAGGCTCGGCCGGACGGCCGAAGCCGTCGCGCCCCACCTGATCTGCTGGCACCCATGTCCTCCGTCATTTCCTCCAACACTCCCGCCGACGCCGTCGCCACCCGCGTCTCCATCGACCTCGGCGATCGCAGCTACGACATCGACATCGGCGCCGGCCTGCTCGCCGATCCGGCGGTCTTCGACGGCCTGCCCCGCGCGGCGGTCGCGGTGATCGTCACCAACACCGTTGTCGAGCCGCTCTACGGCCAGCGCCTGCGCGACTGCCTGGCGGGCCGGTTCCCCAAGATCCATACCGTGGTGCTGCCTGACGGCGAAGACCACAAGGACTGGAACACCCTCAACACGGTGTTCGATTCCCTCGCCGCCTACGGCTGCGACCGCAAGTCGGTGCTCTTCGCGCTCGGCGGCGGTGTCATCGGCGACATGACCGGCTTCGCGGCCGCCTGCTTCATGCGCGGCATTCCCTTCGTGCAGGTGCCGACCACGCTGCTGGCCCAGGTCGATTCCTCGGTCGGCGGCAAGACGGCAGTGAACCATCCCAGCGGCAAGAACCTGCTCGGCGCCTTCTACCAGCCGCTGCAGGTGGTCTGCGACCTGTCCACGCTGCGCACACTGCCTCCCCGCGAGATGAGCGCCGGCCTGGCCGAAGTCATCAAATACGGCCCGATCCACGACATGGCCTTTCTCGACTGGATCGAGGCCCATCTCGACGAACTGCGCGCCGGCGATACCGCCGCGCTGGCGCATGCGGTGCGCCGCAGCTGCGAGATCAAGGCCGAGGTGGTCGGTGCCGACGAACGCGAAGCGGGATTGCGCGCCATCCTCAATTTTGGCCACACCTTCGGCCACGCGATCGAGGCCGGCATGGGCTTCGGCGTCTGGCTGCATGGCGAGGGCGTGGGCTGCGGCATGGTCATGGCCGCCACGCTGTCGCAACGGCTCGGGCTGGTCGACGCCGGCTTCGTGGCGCGGCTGCGCTCGCTGATCGAGCGCGCCGGGCTGCCGGTGATCGGGCCACGCATCGACGCAGTCGACAACGCCGGGCGTTACCTGGAGCTGATGCGCGGCGACAAAAAATCCGAAGGCGGCGAAATCCGTTTCGTGCTGATCGACGGTCCGGGCCGGGCCATCGTCCGTCCGGCACCCGACGCCCTGGTGCGTGAGGTGATCGACGCCTGCTGCGCCCCGGCCTGAGCCACGGCATGGTGCTGGCGGCCTATGCCTGCGACGCGGCGCGTAGCCGCGGCCGGCGGTTTGCCGAGCCGCCGGCGCCGACACGTTCCGACTTTCAGCGCGACCGTGACCGCATCGTCCATTCCACGGCCTTCCGCCGGCTGGTCTACAAGACGCAGGTCTTCATCAATCACGAAGGCGACCTGTTTCGCACCCGGCTGACGCATTCGCTGGAAGTGGCGCAACTCGGCCGGTCCATCGCACGTTCGCTGGGGCTGGAGGAAGACCTGGTAGAGGCCATCGCGCTGGCCCACGACCTGGGTCACACGCCCTTCGGCCATGCCGGGCAGGACGCGCTGCACGCCTGCATGCAGCAGCACGGCGGTTTCGAGCACAATCTGCAAAGCCTGCGGGTGGTCGACGCGCTCGAGGAGCGCTACCCGTCGTTCGATGGCCTCAACCTCAGCTTCGAGACGCGCGAAGGCATCCTCAAGCATTGCGCACGGCCGGCGGCCGAAGCCCTGGAAGCGGCCGAGCCGGGCGGGGTGGGGCGGCGGTTCCTGGATGGCACACAGCCCTCGCTGGAGGCGCAGTTGTGCAACCTGGCCGACGAGATCGCCTACAACGCCCACGACATCGACGACGGCGTGCGTTCCGGCCTTGTCACGCTGGAGCAGATGCAGGAGGTGGCGCTGTTCGATCGCTACCGTCGCCAGGCACTGGAGCGGCATCCGGCGCTCGGCGAGCCGGCCGGCCGGCGTCGTCTGCTGTACGAATCCATCCGCCTGATGCTCAGCGACCAGGTCTACGACGTGATCGAGGCCACGGCGGCCGCGCTGGCCGAAGCGGCGCCGGCGAGCGCCGACGAAGCGCGCGCGGCGGATCGCCCGCTGGTGCTGTTCAGCCGACCGATGCGTGCCGAGTCGATCGAGCTCAAGCGTTTTCTGTTCCGGAATCTCTACCGCCACCCGCAGGTGAGCGCCATGGCCTCCGCCGGCAAACAGGTGGTGCAGGAACTGTTCGCGGCCTACAACGCGGCGCCGGGCGAGATGCCCGGCGGCCACGGTGCGCGGGCGCTGAGTGCGCATGCCGCGTTACCGCGCGAACGCGTCGTGGCCGACTACATCGCCGGCATGACCGACCGTTTTGCCGCCAGCGAACACCGCCGGCTCACGGGGCATCGCATCTTCGAGTGAGGCGCTGAGAGGGTGGCCGGTAAAATCGGCGCCCCGTGCCCCATCCTTCCTCCCTTGCCCAAGACGCCATCGCCGACACCCGGCGCTGGCTTGAACGTGCCGTCATCGGCCTGAACCTGTGCCCCTTCGCCAAGGCGGTACAGGCGCGCGGCCAGGTGCATTACGCGGTCTGCGAAAGCGACGATCCGCAGGCGCTGCTCGACACCCTGCTCGACGAAGCCCGAGCGCTGCTCGCCCTGGAGCCCGAGGTGCGCGACACCACGCTGCTGGTCGCCACCGGCGCGTTGGGCGATTTTCTGGATTTCAACGATTTCGCCGGCGACGCCGAGGACCGGCTGGCCGACGAGGGTCTGGAAGGCGTGCTGCAGCTCGCCACCTTTCATCCGCATTTTCAGTTCGGCGGCACCACGGCTGACGACATCACCAACGCCACCAACCGGTCGCCGTGGCCCACGCTGCACCTGCTGCGCGAAGCCAGCATCGACCGGGCGGTGGAGGCGTTTCCCGATGCCGAAGCCATCTTCGGCCGCAACATCGAGACGCTCGAACGCATCGGCGCGACCGGCTGGGCCGCACTCGACGTCGGGCGCGGCAGTGCCGCCGGAACATCTGAGGAAACGCCATGACCAAGAAGCCCGCCAAGTCCACGCCGCCGGCTGCGGCCACCCTGCCGCCGGAAGTGCGCGAAGGCCAGTCGATCGAGCTGCTCAAGGAGCTGCACATCCTCACCCGCGAGGGCAAGCTCAACCAGGATTCGCGGCGCAAGCTCAAGCAGGTCTACCACCTGTTCAATTTCATCGAACCGCTGCTGCGCGACCTGCCCGAAGACGGCGCCGGTGCCACGCTGGCCGACCACGGCGCGGGTAAGTCGTACCTGGGGTTCATCGTCTACGACCTGTTCTTCAAGGCATTGGGCGGCGGCCACATCTACGGCGTGGAAACCCGCGCCGAGCTGGTCGAACGCTCCACTGCGCTGGCCGCGCGCCTGGGCTTCGGCCGCATGTCCTTCCTGAACGTGTCCGCGGCTGACGCCGCCACCGACGCAGCGCTGCCGGACCGCATCGACATCGTGACCGCCCTGCACGCCTGCGACACCGCGACCGACGACGCCATCGCCTTCGGCCTGGAAAAGCAGGCGAGGGCGCTGGTGCTGGTGCCTTGCTGCCAGGCCGAGGTGGCCTCGCAGCTGCGCGGACAGAAGGCGCTCGCCTTGTCGCGCACACCGCTGGCCGAGCTTTGGCGCCACCCGCTGCATACCCGTGAAATGGGCAGCCAGCTCACCAACGTGCTGCGCTGCCTGTACCTGGAAGCCTGCGGCTACTCGGTGACCGTGACCGAGCTGGTCGGCTGGGAGCACAGCATGAAAAACGAACTCATCATCGCGCGCTACACCGGGCAGAAGAAGCGCGGCGCGGCCATCCGCCTGCATGCGCTGCTGTCGCAGTTCGGTCTGCAGTCGCTGGCCGACCAGCGCTTCTCGCGCGCGCCGATGCCCGAGCCCACCGCCGAGGCAGAGGAAGCCGCGGCCTGACGCCGCACCGCGGCCCGCACGCATGGCACGACTGCCACGGCTGACCGTCCCCGGCCAGGTTCACCAGCTGATCTTGCGCGGCAACGACGGCCAGCCGGTCTTCCGGGACGACGACGATCGCCGCTACCTGCTGCAGCTGTTGCAGGAGCACGGGCGGGAGTTCGCCGTCGCGGTGCATGGCTATGTGCTGATGCATAACCACCTGCAGCTGCTGCTGACACCGGCCGATGACCAGCTACCGCGTTACATGCAGGCGGTCGGCCGGCGCTATGTGCGCTACTTCAACGACCGCCACGGCCGCAGCGGCACGCTGTGGGAGGGCCGCTACCGCAGTACGGTGATCGACGCGCAGGCCTACCTGTTGCACGCCATGGCCTGGCTCGACCTGAAACCCGTCGCCGCTGCGCTCGCCACGCGCCCGGAAGACTGGCACTGGTCGAGCCACCGCCACTACACCGGCCTGACCTCCGATCGGCTCGTGACCCCGCACGCCTTGTATTGGGAGCTCGGCAATACACCGTTCGCGCGCGAACACGCCTACGCCGAAGTGGTGCACGGCGGCGTTCCTGCGGAGGTTTTGGCGCAACTCGAAGGCGCAACGCTCGGTGGATGGGCGTTGGGGGGGAGTGAATTCATGGCCGTGCTGCAGAAATCGACCGATCGCCGACTGCAGCCGGGCGTTGCGGGGCGCCCGGTGCGTACCGTCATCGCGGACGAGCGTTAGAAAAACACGTTGCCTGACAGGGGTTTGCCGCTGAATTTAATGTGTCCCCAATTAATTGACCAAGCGAGTTTGTCGACCATTATTAGGAATCTGACCCCAATTTAAAGCGCTTGGCACCCTTGTTGCTCTCTTTTATGCTCGCCTTCCCACGCGCATATTCAAGGAGCACGCCCCATGACGACGGCTGCCGAGATCCAGCATCTCCAACAACACGGTCTGTATTCCCCGGCGGACGAGCACGATGCCTGCGGCGTCGGCTTCGTGGCGCATATCAAGGGCGAGAAGCGTCACGACATCGTGACCCAGGCGCTCAAGATCCTCGAGAACATCGACCACCGTGGCGCCGTCGGTGCCGACAAGCTCATGGGCGACGGTGCCGGCATCCTGATCCAGCTGCCCGACCTGCTCTATCGCGAAGAGATGGCCAAGCAGGGCGTGACCCTGCCGCCGCCCGGCGAGTACGGCGTTGGCATGATCTTCCTGCCCAAGGAACACGCCTCGCGTCTGGCCTGCGAACAGGAAATGGACCGCGCCATCCGCGCCGAAGGTCAAGTGCTGCTCGGCTGGCGCGACGTGCCGGTCAACCGCGACATGCCCATGTCGCCCCAGGTGCGCAAGAAGGAGCCGGTGATCCGCCAGGTGTTCATCGGCCGCGGCGCCGACGTCATCGTGCAGGACGCACTGGAACGCAAGCTCTACGTCATCCGCAAGACCGCCAGCGCCAACATCCAGGCCTTGCACCTCAAGCACAGCAAGGAATACTACGTTCCGAGCATGTCCAGCCGCACGGTGGTCTACAAGGGCCTGCTGCTGGCCGACCAGGTCGGCACCTATTTCTACGACCTGCAGGATCCACGCTGCGTCTCCGCGCTCGGCCTGGTGCACCAGCGCTTCTCCACCAACACCTTCCCCGAGTGGCCGCTGGCCCACCCCTACCGCTATGTCGCCCACAACGGCGAGATCAACACGGTCAAGGGCAACTACAACTGGATGAAGGCGCGCGAAGGCGTGATGTCCTCGCCGGTGCTCGGCGATGACCTGAAGAAGCTTTACCCGATCAGCTTCGCCGGCCAGTCCGACACCGCCACCTTCGACAACTGCCTCGAGCTGCTCACCATGGCCGGCTACCCGCTGAGCCAGGCGGTGATGATGATGATTCCCGAGCCCTGGGAACAGCACACCACCATGGACGGCCGTCGCAAGGCCTTCTACGAGTACCACGCGGCCATGATGGAGCCCTGGGACGGCCCGGCTTCCATCGTCTTTACCGACGGCCGCCAGATCGGCGCCACGCTCGACCGCAACGGCCTGCGCCCGTCGCGCTACTGCGTCACCGACGACGACCTGGTCATCCTCGGCTCCGAATCCGGCGTGTTGCCGATTCCCGAGAACAAGATCGTGCGCAAGTGGCGCCTGCAGCCCGGCAAGATGTTCCTGATCGACCTCGACCAGGGTCGCATGATCGACGACGAGGAACTCAAGGCCAACCTCGCCTCGAGCAAGCCCTACAAGCAGTGGATCGAGAACCTGCGCATCAAGCTCGACGACGTGGAAGGCAGCGGCGACGCGCCCGCCAGCGAAGTGCCGCTGCTCGACCGCCAGCAGGCCTTCGGCTTCACCCAGGAAGACATCAAGTTCCTGATCCAGCCGATGGCCAAGAACGGCGAGGAAGGCATCGGCTCCATGGGCAACGACAGCCCGCTGGCGGTGCTCTCGTCCAAGGACAAGCCGCTGTTCAGCTACTTCAAGCAGCTGTTCGCCCAAGTGACCAACCCGCCGATCGACCCGATCCGCGAGGCCATCGTAATGTCGCTGGTCAGCTTCGTCGGCCCCAAGCCCAACCTGCTCGACATCAACCAGGTCAACCCGCCGATGCGGCTCGAGGTCAGCCAGCCGATCCTCGACTTCAACGACATGGCCAAGCTGCGTGAGATCGAGAAGTTCACGCAGGGCAAGTTCCGCAGCGCCACGCTCGACATCACCTACCCGTTCGCCTGGGGCCGCGAAGGCGTCGAGGCCAAGCTCGCGTCGCTCTGCGCCGAGGCGGTCGACGCGATCAAGGGTGGCAACAACATCCTGATCATCAGCGACCGCGCGGTCGGGCCGCAGCAGGTCGCCATTCCGGCACTGCTGGCCCTGTCGGCCATTCACCAGCACCTGGTGCGCGAAGGGCGCCGCACCACGGTCGGCCTGGTCGTGGAAACCGGCTCCGCCCGCGAAGTGCACCACTTCGCCGTGCTCGCCGGCTACGGCGCCGAGGCGGTCCATCCCTACCTCGCCATGGAAACCCTGGCGCAGATGCACAAGGACATGCCTTCGGACCTGTCCGCCGACAAGGCCATCTACAACTACGTCAAGGCGATCGGCAAGGGCCTGTCGAAGATCATGTCCAAGATGGGCGTGTCGACCTACATGAGCTACTGCGGCGCCCAGCTGTTCGAAGCCATCGGCCTGAACACCGACACCATCGGCAAGTACTTCACCGGTACCGCCAGCCGTGTCGAGGGCATCGGCGTGTTCGAGATCGCCGAGGAAGCCCTGCGCATGCACAAGGCCGCCTTCAGCGAAGACCCGGTGCTCGCCACCATGCTCGACGCCGGCGGCGAATACGCCTGGCGCGCCCGTGGCGAAGAGCACATGTGGTCGCCCGACGCCATCGCCAAGCTGCAGCACAGCACCCGCGCGAACAACTGGAACACCTACAAGGAATACGCGCAGATCATCAACGACCAGAGCCGTCGCCACATGACGCTTCGCGGCCTGTTCGAGTTCAAGCTCGATCCGAGCAAGGCGATTCCGGTCGATGAAGTCGAGTCCGCGAAGGAAATCGTCAAGCGTTTCGCCACCGGCGCGATGTCGATGGGCTCCATCTCCACCGAAGCCCACGCCACGCTGGCCGTCGCCATGAACCGCATCGGCGGCAAGAGCAACACCGGCGAAGGC
The nucleotide sequence above comes from Xylophilus sp. GOD-11R. Encoded proteins:
- a CDS encoding shikimate kinase, translated to MILLVGLPGSGKSTVGRQLARRLELPFVDTDTVIERRLGCSIRDYFAEHGEAAFRDVEQSVLDELCSASDIGVLATGGGIVLREANRSRMRAAGTVVYLRSTPEELARRLRHDTQRPLLQGVDPLQRLRELYAARDPLYRDVASFAIDSARRSVSMMVGTVVMQLELSSGPTSGSDTAAAS
- a CDS encoding deoxyguanosinetriphosphate triphosphohydrolase gives rise to the protein MVLAAYACDAARSRGRRFAEPPAPTRSDFQRDRDRIVHSTAFRRLVYKTQVFINHEGDLFRTRLTHSLEVAQLGRSIARSLGLEEDLVEAIALAHDLGHTPFGHAGQDALHACMQQHGGFEHNLQSLRVVDALEERYPSFDGLNLSFETREGILKHCARPAAEALEAAEPGGVGRRFLDGTQPSLEAQLCNLADEIAYNAHDIDDGVRSGLVTLEQMQEVALFDRYRRQALERHPALGEPAGRRRLLYESIRLMLSDQVYDVIEATAAALAEAAPASADEARAADRPLVLFSRPMRAESIELKRFLFRNLYRHPQVSAMASAGKQVVQELFAAYNAAPGEMPGGHGARALSAHAALPRERVVADYIAGMTDRFAASEHRRLTGHRIFE
- the aroB gene encoding 3-dehydroquinate synthase — encoded protein: MSSVISSNTPADAVATRVSIDLGDRSYDIDIGAGLLADPAVFDGLPRAAVAVIVTNTVVEPLYGQRLRDCLAGRFPKIHTVVLPDGEDHKDWNTLNTVFDSLAAYGCDRKSVLFALGGGVIGDMTGFAAACFMRGIPFVQVPTTLLAQVDSSVGGKTAVNHPSGKNLLGAFYQPLQVVCDLSTLRTLPPREMSAGLAEVIKYGPIHDMAFLDWIEAHLDELRAGDTAALAHAVRRSCEIKAEVVGADEREAGLRAILNFGHTFGHAIEAGMGFGVWLHGEGVGCGMVMAATLSQRLGLVDAGFVARLRSLIERAGLPVIGPRIDAVDNAGRYLELMRGDKKSEGGEIRFVLIDGPGRAIVRPAPDALVREVIDACCAPA
- a CDS encoding DUF1415 domain-containing protein; translated protein: MPHPSSLAQDAIADTRRWLERAVIGLNLCPFAKAVQARGQVHYAVCESDDPQALLDTLLDEARALLALEPEVRDTTLLVATGALGDFLDFNDFAGDAEDRLADEGLEGVLQLATFHPHFQFGGTTADDITNATNRSPWPTLHLLREASIDRAVEAFPDAEAIFGRNIETLERIGATGWAALDVGRGSAAGTSEETP
- a CDS encoding transposase codes for the protein MARLPRLTVPGQVHQLILRGNDGQPVFRDDDDRRYLLQLLQEHGREFAVAVHGYVLMHNHLQLLLTPADDQLPRYMQAVGRRYVRYFNDRHGRSGTLWEGRYRSTVIDAQAYLLHAMAWLDLKPVAAALATRPEDWHWSSHRHYTGLTSDRLVTPHALYWELGNTPFAREHAYAEVVHGGVPAEVLAQLEGATLGGWALGGSEFMAVLQKSTDRRLQPGVAGRPVRTVIADER
- a CDS encoding glutamate synthase-related protein, producing the protein MTTAAEIQHLQQHGLYSPADEHDACGVGFVAHIKGEKRHDIVTQALKILENIDHRGAVGADKLMGDGAGILIQLPDLLYREEMAKQGVTLPPPGEYGVGMIFLPKEHASRLACEQEMDRAIRAEGQVLLGWRDVPVNRDMPMSPQVRKKEPVIRQVFIGRGADVIVQDALERKLYVIRKTASANIQALHLKHSKEYYVPSMSSRTVVYKGLLLADQVGTYFYDLQDPRCVSALGLVHQRFSTNTFPEWPLAHPYRYVAHNGEINTVKGNYNWMKAREGVMSSPVLGDDLKKLYPISFAGQSDTATFDNCLELLTMAGYPLSQAVMMMIPEPWEQHTTMDGRRKAFYEYHAAMMEPWDGPASIVFTDGRQIGATLDRNGLRPSRYCVTDDDLVILGSESGVLPIPENKIVRKWRLQPGKMFLIDLDQGRMIDDEELKANLASSKPYKQWIENLRIKLDDVEGSGDAPASEVPLLDRQQAFGFTQEDIKFLIQPMAKNGEEGIGSMGNDSPLAVLSSKDKPLFSYFKQLFAQVTNPPIDPIREAIVMSLVSFVGPKPNLLDINQVNPPMRLEVSQPILDFNDMAKLREIEKFTQGKFRSATLDITYPFAWGREGVEAKLASLCAEAVDAIKGGNNILIISDRAVGPQQVAIPALLALSAIHQHLVREGRRTTVGLVVETGSAREVHHFAVLAGYGAEAVHPYLAMETLAQMHKDMPSDLSADKAIYNYVKAIGKGLSKIMSKMGVSTYMSYCGAQLFEAIGLNTDTIGKYFTGTASRVEGIGVFEIAEEALRMHKAAFSEDPVLATMLDAGGEYAWRARGEEHMWSPDAIAKLQHSTRANNWNTYKEYAQIINDQSRRHMTLRGLFEFKLDPSKAIPVDEVESAKEIVKRFATGAMSMGSISTEAHATLAVAMNRIGGKSNTGEGGEDANRYRNELKGIPVKVGDTLKSVIGEANVEVDMALEAGDSLRSRIKQVASGRFGVTAEYLSSADQIQIKMAQGAKPGEGGQLPGGKVSDYIGKLRHSVPGVGLISPPPHHDIYSIEDLAQLIHDLKNVAPHADISVKLVSEVGVGTIAAGVAKCKSDHVVIAGHDGGTGASPWSSIKHAGSPWEIGLAETQQTLVLNRLRSRIRVQADGQMKTGRDVAIGALLGADEFGFATAPLVVEGCIMMRKCHLNTCPVGVATQDPVLRKKFSGKPEHVVNFFFFIAEEVRQIMAQLGIRKFDDMIGRVDLLDTRKGIAHWKARGLDFGRLFAEPQVPADVPKFHVEKQDHGLDKALDNKLIEKSRPAIDRGERVQFMETARNVNRTVGAMLSGAVTKVHPTGLPDDTIRIQLEGTGGQSFGAFLANGITLYMIGEANDYTGKGLSGGRVVVRPSLDFRGEAAKNIIVGNTVMYGATAGESYFAGVAGERFAVRLSGATTVVEGTGDHGCEYMTGGTVAVLGLTGRNFAAGMSGGVAYVYDEDGQFASRCNLSMVTLEKVVTSAEQTANVHPSIWHQGETDEATLRKLLEQHNRWTGSKRARDLLDHWAVSRTKFVKVFPTEYKRALAEMYERKVQDDPATPPTPAPARREAVPAK
- a CDS encoding SAM-dependent methyltransferase, with product MTKKPAKSTPPAAATLPPEVREGQSIELLKELHILTREGKLNQDSRRKLKQVYHLFNFIEPLLRDLPEDGAGATLADHGAGKSYLGFIVYDLFFKALGGGHIYGVETRAELVERSTALAARLGFGRMSFLNVSAADAATDAALPDRIDIVTALHACDTATDDAIAFGLEKQARALVLVPCCQAEVASQLRGQKALALSRTPLAELWRHPLHTREMGSQLTNVLRCLYLEACGYSVTVTELVGWEHSMKNELIIARYTGQKKRGAAIRLHALLSQFGLQSLADQRFSRAPMPEPTAEAEEAAA